In one window of Temnothorax longispinosus isolate EJ_2023e chromosome 9, Tlon_JGU_v1, whole genome shotgun sequence DNA:
- the LOC139819388 gene encoding V-type proton ATPase subunit D-like: protein MEIVDRLAVFPTSSSYTNVKCRLICARRGRDLLAKRVDGLLIRFRAITGQLLKSKSQLGQVMRDAAFSLVEVTYATGGVNELVLQAVDKAKTKVQSRQEMIGGIRLWIYESFRSGADPFEFAGLARGGQQVARLKINYGKAIDLLVDVASLQRNFQILDRAVRATRRRLNALRHVIIPRLERTLAYIVTELDEYEREDVYRLKKIREWKTKRRHHDHLDGRVSHDFTRSANVLDDTDEDLLF, encoded by the exons ATGGAGATCGTAGACAGACTGGCGGTTTTCCCGACGTCCAGTTCGTACACGAATGTGAAATGCCGCTTGATCTGCGCCCGCAGGGGACGCGATCTCCTCGCGAAACGGGTCGACGGTCTCTTAATCCGATTTCGCGCGATCACGGGGCAGTTACTCAAGAGCAAATCTCAACTCGGCCAAGTTATGAGGGACGCGGCCTTCTCGTTGGTCGAAGTCACGTACGCGACAGGTGGGGTGAACGAGCTGGTCCTGCAGGCGGTCGACAAGGCCAAGACCAAGGTGCAATCCAGACAGGAGATGATCGGTGGAATTCGACTATGGATCTACGAGTCTTTCCGTAGCGGCGCCGATCCCTTCGAGTTTGCCGGATTAGCTAGAGGCGGTCAACAA GTAGCTAGACTAAAGATAAATTACGGGAAGGCGATCGATCTGCTGGTCGACGTGGCGTCGTTGCAGCGCAATTTCCAGATCCTCGATCGGGCAGTCAGGGCGACGAGACGTCGCTTAAACGCTCTCCGACACGTCATTATACCGCGGTTGGAACGGACCCTCGCCTACATCGTCACCGAGCTCGACGAATACGAGCGGGAGGACGTCTATCGCCTTAAGAAGATACGGGAATGGAAGACGAAGCGGCGACATCACGATCATCTGGACGGACGCGTCTCTCACGATTTCACTCGGAGCGCCAACGTCCTCGACGACACGGACGAGGATCTTctgttttaa